The following coding sequences are from one Methanococcoides orientis window:
- a CDS encoding glycine betaine ABC transporter substrate-binding protein, translating to MKNRSIYVLACFMLALAIIGAGCVSESKESPVEETVSEPVTLGIIQWDDSRANSQVFKQILEAGGYEVEVINADVGGLYQAAAQGDIDAIVGVWLPITQKPYWDKYGEDLDYVTNVSTGAKCGLVVPEYVTIDTIEELNANADKFDGIINGIEPGSGIMQSTEKCFVDYEMDNFELYSSSTVGMVTELQSAIDNEEWIVVTLWRPHWSFARMDGLKFLEDTEGVYGENDNLAIVARKDFQEDRPEIYEIMKRYNMDLYDIESMMIEIDNGKSAEQTAADWLAENPEKIDEVLGNQ from the coding sequence TTGAAAAATAGATCAATATATGTGTTAGCATGTTTCATGCTTGCACTGGCCATTATAGGAGCCGGATGTGTATCCGAAAGTAAAGAAAGTCCAGTAGAAGAAACCGTGTCCGAACCAGTAACACTGGGAATAATACAGTGGGATGATTCACGTGCAAATTCCCAGGTCTTCAAGCAGATACTTGAAGCAGGCGGATATGAGGTAGAAGTTATAAATGCTGATGTAGGTGGTCTTTATCAGGCAGCTGCACAGGGTGACATTGATGCAATTGTAGGCGTATGGTTACCTATTACACAGAAACCATACTGGGATAAATACGGGGAAGATCTGGATTATGTAACAAATGTATCCACGGGTGCAAAATGTGGACTTGTCGTTCCTGAATATGTCACAATAGATACCATCGAGGAACTTAATGCAAATGCAGACAAGTTCGATGGAATTATAAATGGAATTGAACCTGGATCCGGTATCATGCAGAGTACGGAAAAATGCTTTGTAGATTATGAAATGGACAACTTTGAACTTTACTCCAGCAGTACTGTTGGCATGGTCACTGAACTCCAATCTGCTATTGATAACGAAGAATGGATCGTTGTAACCCTCTGGAGACCACACTGGTCCTTTGCAAGGATGGATGGTTTGAAGTTCCTCGAAGACACTGAAGGTGTCTATGGTGAGAACGATAATCTGGCGATCGTTGCAAGGAAAGACTTCCAGGAAGACAGGCCTGAAATATATGAGATCATGAAGAGATACAATATGGACCTTTATGATATCGAATCCATGATGATCGAGATCGATAACGGCAAATCAGCCGAACAGACTGCTGCAGATTGGTTAGCAGAGAACCCTGAAAAGATCGATGAGGTTCTTGGGAACCAGTGA
- a CDS encoding glycine betaine ABC transporter substrate-binding protein, whose product MKSFMLILVLILTLVAAGCTEQGDANEDETVSEEVTVGYVLWDGEIASTNVIEQVLEMKGYDVEIIAVDAGALYQGLSQGDFDFTTSAWLPITQENYWNQYGDQVVNVRHNLEGCQLGLAVPTYVEVDSIDELNANKEAFDSEIIGIDPGAGIMQNTENAIEVYELDYTLISSSTAGMTAELSRAIADEEPIIVTLWSPHWAFGRWDLKYLDDPEGVFGQADNVDTLARMGLEEDMPEVYGVLTRFHWSHEDIQSVMLDMESDMSPEEAAAKWIENNPEKVNEWLGE is encoded by the coding sequence ATGAAATCATTTATGTTGATTCTAGTATTGATTTTGACCCTTGTTGCAGCTGGTTGTACAGAGCAGGGTGATGCAAACGAAGATGAAACTGTTTCCGAAGAGGTTACAGTCGGATATGTCCTCTGGGACGGAGAGATCGCAAGTACCAATGTGATAGAACAAGTACTTGAGATGAAGGGCTATGACGTAGAGATCATAGCAGTAGATGCAGGTGCACTTTACCAGGGTCTTTCACAGGGAGACTTTGATTTTACAACATCCGCATGGTTACCTATTACCCAGGAGAACTACTGGAACCAGTATGGTGACCAGGTTGTCAACGTAAGACACAACCTTGAAGGATGTCAGCTTGGGCTTGCAGTTCCTACATATGTTGAAGTTGATTCCATCGATGAGCTCAATGCAAACAAGGAAGCATTTGATTCTGAGATAATAGGCATCGATCCTGGAGCAGGGATCATGCAGAATACCGAAAATGCAATTGAGGTATACGAACTTGATTACACACTTATCTCAAGCAGCACAGCTGGAATGACCGCTGAGCTTAGCAGGGCTATTGCTGATGAAGAACCTATAATTGTTACACTCTGGTCACCACACTGGGCATTTGGCCGCTGGGATCTCAAATACCTCGATGATCCGGAAGGTGTATTTGGTCAGGCAGATAATGTGGACACCCTTGCACGTATGGGTCTTGAAGAGGACATGCCGGAAGTTTATGGCGTGCTTACAAGGTTCCACTGGTCACATGAAGATATACAGTCAGTAATGCTTGACATGGAAAGTGACATGTCTCCAGAAGAAGCAGCTGCAAAGTGGATCGAGAACAATCCCGAAAAGGTAAACGAGTGGCTTGGTGAGTAA
- a CDS encoding ABC transporter permease produces MAITKIPIGEAIEVLVNWIEGNFGVLLDLFSDATDYMISGLNDILLLFPPILFTLIIAIAAYFIGKKDRKLAIGSAVGLLLIDNMGLWELSMETIALVLASAFLALLVAIPLGIISAKNEMAFHVIKPILDLMQTMPSFVYLIPAVIFFGLGNVPGLVATIVFAMPPAIRLTNLGIRQVPKELTEVADAFGSTPLQKLVKVELPTALPSIMAGVNQCIMLSLSMVVIAAMIGARGLGYQVLIGIQRVDIGQGFEAGLGIVIIAVILDRFTQHLTPK; encoded by the coding sequence ATGGCTATAACTAAAATACCGATAGGCGAGGCCATAGAAGTTCTGGTCAACTGGATCGAAGGTAATTTTGGAGTATTGCTGGACCTTTTCAGTGATGCAACCGATTACATGATATCCGGTCTTAATGATATACTGCTTTTGTTCCCTCCTATATTATTCACACTGATCATTGCAATTGCTGCATATTTCATTGGTAAGAAAGATCGAAAACTTGCAATTGGAAGTGCTGTTGGTCTACTCCTGATCGATAATATGGGACTGTGGGAATTGTCGATGGAAACGATTGCACTTGTACTTGCATCGGCTTTCCTTGCATTACTTGTTGCAATACCATTGGGAATTATCTCAGCAAAGAATGAGATGGCATTCCATGTGATCAAGCCAATACTTGACCTGATGCAGACAATGCCTTCATTTGTGTATCTAATTCCTGCTGTCATATTCTTCGGACTTGGAAATGTCCCCGGACTTGTTGCAACTATTGTTTTCGCAATGCCTCCGGCCATCAGGCTTACAAACCTGGGCATCAGACAGGTCCCAAAGGAACTGACAGAGGTCGCCGATGCATTTGGTTCGACCCCACTGCAGAAACTGGTCAAGGTGGAACTTCCAACTGCACTGCCAAGTATAATGGCAGGTGTCAACCAATGTATCATGCTTTCACTTTCAATGGTAGTGATCGCTGCCATGATTGGTGCGAGAGGTCTGGGATATCAGGTCCTTATTGGTATACAGAGGGTCGATATCGGACAGGGATTCGAAGCAGGACTTGGAATTGTGATTATTGCGGTCATACTTGACAGGTTCACACAGCATCTTACGCCTAAGTAA
- a CDS encoding quaternary amine ABC transporter ATP-binding protein, translating into MLTGDFNIQKPKKKIEVRNLTKIFGKKPRKALSLIEKGFTKREIFEKTGQNVGLYNVNFDIYEGEIFVIMGLSGSGKSTLLRCINRLIDPTDGHILLDGDDVATASSEELREMRRKKMGMVFQNFALIPHRTVLDNVAYGLEIQGVSKDKRYPKANEAIETVGLKGYEDSRTSQLSGGMQQRVGLARALATDPDILLMDEAFSALDPLIRSEMQDELLALEDKMQKTIVFVSHDLDEALKLGDRIMIMHDGKIAQIGTAEEILTEPADDYVSRFVAGVDRTKIFTAEAVMKRAEPVVSINAGPKVALQLMREHGISSIFVVNREKHVEGIIKADDALKGSKEGKGLRDVMSDDVTIIHPDTPLNELIPIIENSSPLAVAKDDGKLSGIIVRGSVLGALAIEEV; encoded by the coding sequence ATGTTAACTGGAGATTTTAATATCCAAAAGCCAAAAAAGAAAATTGAAGTACGAAACCTAACTAAAATTTTTGGGAAAAAACCCCGAAAAGCTCTTTCTCTTATCGAAAAGGGATTCACTAAGCGCGAAATTTTTGAAAAAACCGGTCAGAACGTTGGACTTTACAACGTTAATTTTGATATCTACGAAGGCGAGATCTTTGTAATAATGGGCCTTTCAGGCTCAGGAAAATCCACTCTTTTGCGATGTATAAACCGCCTTATAGATCCTACTGACGGACATATTCTCCTCGATGGCGATGATGTTGCCACAGCAAGTTCGGAGGAACTGCGAGAGATGCGCAGGAAAAAAATGGGAATGGTTTTCCAGAATTTCGCACTTATTCCCCACAGAACTGTTCTTGATAATGTTGCATACGGTCTTGAGATACAGGGCGTATCAAAGGATAAAAGATATCCTAAAGCAAATGAAGCTATCGAGACAGTTGGTCTCAAAGGTTATGAAGACAGCAGAACATCACAACTTAGCGGAGGGATGCAGCAAAGGGTTGGACTTGCACGAGCACTTGCAACTGACCCCGATATCCTCCTGATGGATGAAGCTTTCAGCGCTCTTGACCCCCTTATAAGAAGCGAGATGCAGGATGAATTGCTTGCACTGGAAGACAAGATGCAGAAAACTATCGTTTTCGTATCTCATGACCTTGATGAAGCGCTGAAGCTGGGTGACCGTATCATGATCATGCATGACGGAAAGATCGCCCAGATAGGCACTGCTGAAGAGATCCTTACAGAACCTGCTGATGATTATGTCTCAAGGTTCGTGGCAGGTGTTGACCGGACCAAGATATTTACTGCAGAAGCGGTAATGAAACGTGCCGAACCAGTGGTATCAATTAACGCCGGTCCGAAAGTTGCTTTGCAATTGATGAGGGAACATGGCATATCCTCTATTTTTGTTGTGAACAGGGAAAAGCATGTTGAAGGTATCATTAAGGCGGATGATGCATTAAAAGGCTCAAAAGAAGGAAAGGGTCTTAGAGATGTCATGTCTGATGATGTCACAATAATTCATCCAGATACGCCTTTAAACGAACTTATCCCGATAATAGAGAACAGTTCCCCCCTTGCAGTCGCAAAGGATGATGGAAAACTTAGTGGAATAATTGTAAGAGGAAGTGTACTTGGTGCACTTGCGATCGAGGAGGTCTGA
- a CDS encoding calcium/sodium antiporter: protein MLSNNKLMLSNVAILLVGLTLLVKGSDLFVSSASAIAKKLGVSEFIIGLTLVAIGTSIPELASSIAASLSRSSGIVVGNVVGSNIANIALIVGCAAIISVVKTNSDMLKRDGYIMLFATTLFLLFAFDLQLSRSEAVILILFYVAYVFFLFEDKSKYKGKSYFVEFIGYFVKFKYVESMNNRIREGINGFNSDDKKETERERGSISKDLLILAVSGIAVIFGAKYFVNEAIFFAQLFQLPDTFVGVTLVAVGTSLPELMVTISAARKGYGNIAIGNVIGSNITNIFLVLGISAFVFPLEITGLSIMFTIPFMIMISVVLLWFINTHWEIRRIEGIALIVLYVIFLISLFRYGVAF, encoded by the coding sequence ATGCTTTCAAATAACAAGCTGATGCTATCAAATGTTGCTATACTGCTTGTCGGCCTGACACTATTGGTCAAAGGCTCGGACCTTTTTGTCAGTTCAGCATCTGCCATTGCAAAAAAACTTGGGGTTTCAGAGTTTATTATCGGGCTAACTCTTGTTGCTATTGGAACTTCCATACCTGAACTTGCTTCCTCGATAGCGGCTTCACTTTCACGATCAAGCGGAATTGTTGTAGGAAATGTCGTAGGTTCGAATATTGCGAACATAGCCCTCATAGTAGGCTGTGCTGCGATCATTTCGGTGGTGAAGACAAATTCAGATATGCTAAAAAGAGACGGATACATTATGCTTTTTGCTACCACCCTTTTCCTGCTTTTTGCATTTGATCTGCAACTATCAAGGAGTGAAGCAGTCATACTTATCCTTTTTTATGTAGCTTATGTTTTCTTTTTGTTCGAGGACAAGTCAAAATATAAAGGTAAGTCCTATTTCGTGGAGTTTATTGGTTATTTTGTCAAATTCAAATATGTTGAGTCGATGAACAATCGTATCAGAGAAGGGATCAATGGCTTTAACTCTGATGACAAAAAAGAGACTGAAAGGGAACGCGGAAGCATTTCAAAAGACCTTCTTATTCTTGCTGTTAGCGGAATAGCAGTGATATTCGGTGCCAAGTACTTTGTCAACGAAGCAATATTCTTTGCACAACTATTTCAGTTGCCTGATACCTTTGTTGGTGTCACACTTGTTGCAGTAGGTACTTCCCTTCCTGAACTGATGGTGACAATATCTGCTGCACGCAAAGGTTATGGAAATATTGCGATCGGAAATGTGATCGGCTCCAACATCACCAACATATTCCTGGTACTGGGAATCTCTGCGTTTGTATTTCCTCTCGAAATAACAGGACTCAGTATCATGTTCACGATCCCGTTCATGATAATGATCAGCGTGGTTCTGTTATGGTTCATTAACACTCACTGGGAGATCAGGAGAATAGAGGGAATAGCACTGATAGTGCTTTATGTGATCTTCCTGATATCATTATTCAGGTACGGTGTGGCATTTTGA
- the ribH gene encoding 6,7-dimethyl-8-ribityllumazine synthase — MSDSEPIRLGFVVAEFNRDLTYQMELLGTEHAKFLGAEVIDTILVPGVYDMPLAIKKLCKRDDIDAVITIGIVIEGATKHDEIVVQHAARKITDLSLEFDKPVTLGIAGPGMTRMEAHQRVDYAKRAVEAAVKLVRRLK, encoded by the coding sequence TTGAGTGATAGTGAACCTATTAGATTGGGATTTGTTGTAGCTGAGTTTAACAGGGACCTGACATACCAGATGGAGCTTTTGGGAACAGAGCATGCAAAGTTCCTTGGCGCTGAGGTCATAGACACCATTCTGGTACCTGGCGTATATGATATGCCTCTTGCTATCAAGAAACTTTGCAAGAGAGACGACATCGATGCTGTGATCACAATTGGTATTGTGATCGAAGGTGCTACAAAGCACGACGAGATCGTTGTCCAGCACGCTGCAAGGAAGATCACCGATCTTTCACTTGAATTTGACAAACCAGTGACACTTGGTATTGCAGGACCTGGCATGACACGCATGGAAGCACATCAGCGTGTTGATTATGCAAAACGTGCTGTTGAAGCTGCAGTAAAGCTTGTCAGACGTCTTAAATAA
- a CDS encoding pyridoxal phosphate-dependent aminotransferase, which translates to MPSSRLERVEESATIKIANAANKLKSEGIDIISFSLGEPDFDTPEHICKAAADAMYRGETHYAPSNGIPELREAIANKLVNENKLDLTSNDVLVTPGAKQAIFEIIMSVLDDNDEAILPDPSWVSYSPCIKFAGANPVWAPTDPDNGFMPYGIEELITDKTKLIIVNSPCNPTGGVYDKEMLKTVADLAIDHDLLVISDEIYEKIIYDKKHISMGSLDGMHDRTITVNGFSKAYAMTGWRLGYVAAIPELMSGFKKIHSHSVSSATTFAQFGGVAALEGPQEPVNNMITEFKARRDILIDGLNKIGFKCKKPDGAFYAFADVSAFGNGDEIADKLLQEAHVAVTPGSGFGASSKDFIRISYATSQERIREALQRIEDTLL; encoded by the coding sequence ATGCCATCATCAAGACTTGAGCGTGTAGAAGAATCGGCAACGATAAAGATCGCAAACGCTGCCAACAAGCTGAAAAGTGAAGGTATCGATATCATCAGTTTCAGTCTCGGAGAACCTGATTTTGACACTCCTGAACACATCTGCAAGGCAGCTGCTGACGCAATGTACCGTGGTGAAACACATTATGCACCATCAAACGGTATTCCGGAACTCAGGGAAGCAATTGCAAACAAGCTGGTAAATGAGAACAAGCTTGATTTGACCTCAAATGATGTACTTGTCACTCCTGGTGCAAAGCAGGCGATCTTTGAGATCATTATGTCAGTACTTGATGACAATGATGAAGCTATCCTTCCTGATCCTTCATGGGTATCTTACAGCCCCTGCATCAAATTCGCAGGTGCAAACCCTGTCTGGGCACCTACTGATCCGGACAACGGATTCATGCCTTATGGAATTGAGGAACTCATAACTGACAAGACAAAGCTCATCATCGTAAATTCCCCTTGCAATCCAACAGGAGGAGTATATGATAAAGAGATGCTCAAGACAGTTGCAGACCTTGCTATCGACCACGACCTGCTTGTGATCTCCGACGAGATCTACGAGAAGATCATCTATGATAAAAAGCACATCAGCATGGGTTCACTGGATGGGATGCACGACCGCACAATAACAGTTAACGGCTTCTCAAAAGCATATGCAATGACCGGCTGGAGACTTGGTTATGTGGCAGCTATACCGGAACTTATGAGCGGTTTCAAGAAGATCCATTCCCACTCCGTAAGCAGCGCTACGACCTTCGCACAGTTTGGTGGCGTGGCAGCACTGGAAGGACCACAGGAACCTGTCAATAACATGATCACGGAGTTCAAAGCAAGACGTGATATCCTTATCGATGGCCTGAACAAGATCGGCTTTAAGTGCAAGAAGCCAGATGGTGCTTTCTACGCATTTGCCGATGTAAGCGCGTTCGGTAACGGTGATGAAATAGCAGACAAACTGTTGCAGGAAGCACACGTAGCAGTAACTCCGGGTTCAGGATTCGGTGCAAGCAGCAAGGATTTCATAAGGATCTCCTATGCTACATCACAGGAAAGGATAAGGGAAGCACTTCAGAGAATAGAGGACACACTCCTCTAA
- a CDS encoding FAD synthase, whose translation MLKRVLATGTFDILHPGHVFFLSSARALGDELYVLVARDSMIRHKAKPIVPEIQRLEMISSLKVVDKAMLGSEKDIFDPLYEIDPDIIVLGHDQTFDIEELQKSLEEKGFKAKVTRIDESLKCPLYSSGRIVNKILERYCESQD comes from the coding sequence TTGTTGAAACGAGTACTTGCCACAGGAACTTTTGATATTTTACATCCCGGACATGTTTTCTTCTTAAGTAGTGCCCGTGCTCTTGGTGATGAGCTTTATGTCCTGGTCGCAAGGGATTCCATGATAAGACACAAGGCAAAGCCTATTGTTCCTGAAATTCAGAGACTTGAAATGATAAGTTCATTAAAGGTCGTAGATAAAGCAATGCTTGGAAGTGAAAAGGACATCTTCGACCCGTTATATGAGATAGATCCCGACATCATAGTTCTTGGTCATGACCAGACCTTTGATATTGAGGAACTTCAGAAAAGCCTGGAAGAAAAAGGATTTAAGGCAAAAGTCACACGCATCGACGAATCACTGAAGTGTCCACTATACAGCAGTGGAAGAATAGTCAATAAGATACTCGAGCGATATTGTGAAAGTCAGGACTAA
- a CDS encoding DUF1638 domain-containing protein: MPVISLIGCRMFEDEIVHLVEHDPLIDNLIIVENKDCAGIVEKLDDIGVSYKLVPESKLASLCSEQCTDSYCCIINILEFALHAIPTNLKSEVYAKVEEMAPYSEGILLFYGLCGNVLGDIEKDLEDIECKICILKEENGEIIDDCIGAVLGGREAYLHHLKSFKGIGTFFLTPMWAANWGDMLVAGGFGKDPNDTETSKFVFDAVGYKKVAKLDTGLRYEKKFDDIVKEFAEIFDFDIVNIEGELGLIEGCYRKFRNEVLKMEH, translated from the coding sequence ATGCCTGTAATAAGCCTGATAGGATGCAGGATGTTCGAAGATGAGATCGTTCATCTTGTTGAACATGATCCTTTGATAGATAACCTGATCATAGTCGAGAACAAGGACTGTGCCGGCATTGTAGAGAAGCTGGATGATATTGGGGTTTCTTACAAACTTGTACCTGAAAGTAAGCTGGCATCCCTGTGCTCAGAACAATGTACTGATTCCTATTGCTGTATCATAAATATACTTGAATTTGCATTACATGCTATACCCACCAACCTCAAATCCGAGGTCTATGCGAAAGTCGAAGAAATGGCACCTTACTCGGAAGGTATACTTTTGTTCTATGGACTTTGCGGTAATGTTCTGGGGGATATTGAAAAGGATCTCGAGGATATTGAGTGCAAGATATGTATCCTCAAGGAAGAGAACGGGGAGATCATCGATGATTGCATAGGCGCAGTGCTTGGAGGCAGGGAGGCATATCTGCACCACCTCAAGAGCTTCAAAGGAATAGGCACCTTTTTCCTGACACCAATGTGGGCAGCGAACTGGGGAGATATGCTTGTTGCCGGTGGTTTTGGAAAGGACCCAAATGATACTGAAACTTCTAAATTCGTTTTTGATGCGGTCGGCTACAAGAAAGTAGCAAAATTGGATACCGGACTGCGTTATGAAAAGAAGTTCGATGACATCGTGAAGGAGTTTGCGGAGATATTTGACTTTGACATCGTGAATATCGAGGGAGAACTTGGCCTCATTGAAGGTTGCTACAGGAAGTTCCGCAATGAAGTTTTGAAAATGGAACACTGA